In the Quercus lobata isolate SW786 chromosome 5, ValleyOak3.0 Primary Assembly, whole genome shotgun sequence genome, one interval contains:
- the LOC115992178 gene encoding probable polyol transporter 4: MGLVGGEENGNGERVGEVHIGSKNKYKRMDSDFVEEDLALNSDGMVMTKKNSNSKKFVFLCAIFASLNSVLLGYDVGVMSGAILFIQEDLKISEVQEEVLVGILSIISLLGSLAAGKTSDAIGRKWTIAFAAIIFQTGAAIMTFAPDFRVLMIGRLFAGIGIGFGVMIAPVYIVEISPAIARGSLTSFPEIFVNLGILLGYVSNYAFSGLPPHLSWRIMIGAGIFPSIFMGFALFVIPESPRWLVMQNRIEEAREVLLKTNESEREVEERLAEIQVAAGMANAEKYEAKAVWREILYPSPPVRRMLITGCGIQCFQQLTGIDATVYYSPTIFKDAGIKGNTQLLAATVAVGFTKTMFILVATFLIDKVGRKPLLYVSTIGMTTCLIGLSLTLTFMGKGKIGIELAILAVCGNVAFFSVGIGPICWVMSSEIFPLRLRAQASALGAVGSRVSSGAVAMSFLSVSRAITVGGTFFVFAVFSAFSVAFVHTCVPETKGKTLEQIEMIFQNEGEWNRQELEMGDIQQLVQKE, from the exons atgGGCTTGGTGGGTGGTGAGGAAAATGGGAATGGAGAAAGGGTGGGAGAGGTTCATATTGGaagcaaaaacaaatacaagAGGATGGATTCTGATTTCGTAGAGGAGGATTTGGCATTGAACAGTGATGGCATGGTGATGACAAAGAAGAATTCTAATTCCAAGAAATTTGTGTTTCTCTGTGCCATTTTTGCCTCCCTCAATTCCGTGCTTCTTGGATATG ATGTGGGTGTTATGAGTGGAGCAATTTTATTCATTCAGGAAGATCTGAAGATATCAGAGGTGCAAGAAGAGGTTCTTGTTGGAATTTTAAGCATAATTTCCTTATTGGGTAGTTTAGCTGCCGGGAAAACGTCAGATGCCATTGGTAGAAAATGGACAATTGCATTTGCAGCCATAATCTTTCAGACCGGTGCTGCTATAATGACTTTTGCTCCTGATTTTCGAGTATTGATGATAGGTAGGCTCTTCGCTGGAATAGGAATTGGCTTTGGTGTCATGATTGCTCCTGTATATATTGTTGAGATATCACCTGCAATTGCCAGAGGATCTCTTACCTCCTTTCCTGAGATATTTGTAAATTTAGGAATCCTTCTTGGATATGTATCAAACTATGCCTTTTCAGGACTGCCCCCACATTTAAGCTGGAGGATCATGATTGGTGCCGGAATCTTTCCCtcaatttttatgggatttGCATTGTTTGTGATTCCTGAATCTCCGAGGTGGCTAGTTATGCAGAACAGGATTGAGGAAGCAAGAGAAGTGCTGCTAAAAACCAATGAGAGTGAAAGAGAAGTGGAAGAAAGATTGGCAGAAATACAGGTAGCTGCTGGGATGGCTAATGCTGAGAAGTATGAAGCCAAAGCTGTGTGGCGTGAAATATTATACCCTTCTCCTCCAGTCCGACGAATGCTAATTACTGGCTGTGGAATCCAATGTTTCCAACAGCTTACAGGTATTGATGCAACTGTTTATTATAGCCCTACAATCTTCAAAGATGCTGGAATTAAAGGCAATACTCAGCTTCTTGCAGCAACTGTTGCTGTTGGGTTTACCAAAACTATGTTCATCTTGGTTGCTACGTTTCTTATTGACAAAGTGGGGAGAAAGCCTCTGCTTTATGTGAGCACAATTGGAATGACTACTTGCTTAATTGGTCTAAGCCTTACTCTAACTTTCATGGGGAAAGGGAAAATTGGGATTGAATTAGCAATTTTAGCAGTTTGTGGAAATGTAGCTTTCTTCTCAGTAGGAATTGGCCCAATTTGTTGGGTTATGTCATCTGAAATTTTCCCTCTTAGGCTAAGAGCTCAAGCATCTGCCCTTGGGGCAGTTGGTAGTAGAGTCAGTAGTGGTGCAGTTGCTATGTCCTTCCTCTCAGTGTCACGTGCAATTACAGTAGGGGGAACCTTCTTTGTTTTCGCTGTATTTTCAGCCTTTTCTGTTGCTTTTGTCCACACATGTGTTCCAGAAACAAAAGGGAAGACTTTGGAGCAAATTGAAATGATCTTTCAAAATGAGGGAGAATGGAATAGACAAGAGCTGGAAATGGGAGATATACAACAGTTGGTACAAAAAGAATGA